The DNA region CTCGACATGCTGACCCACCCGGGTGAGCTCGGCCCGCAGCTGATCGTCGACGACGGTGGCGACGCCACGCTCTTCATCCATAAAGGTGTCGAGCTCGAAGACGGCAGCGACTGGGTCAACACCCCGAGCGGCAACCACGAAGAGCAGGTCATCAAGGACCTGGTCAAGAAGACCGCCGCCGCGCGTCCGGGCTGGTTCAAGAAGGTCGCCGCCGAGTGGCGCGGTGTCTCCGAAGAGACCACCACCGGCGTGCATCGCCTGTACCAGCTGGCCGAAGCCGGCAAGCTGCTGGTCCCGGCCATCAACGTCAACGACTCGGTCACCAAAAGCAAGTTCGACAACCTCTACGGTTGCCGCGAGTCGCTGGCCGATGGCATCAAGCGCGCCACCGACCTGATGGTCGCCGGCAAGGTCGCGGTCGTCTGCGGCTACGGTGACGTGGGCAAGGGCTGCGCGCACTCGCTGAAGGGCTTCGGCGCCCGCGTCATCGTGACCGAAATCGATCCGATCAACGCCCTCCAGGCCGCGATGGAAGGTTTTCAGGTCACCACGATCGAAGACACCCTCGGCCTCGGCGACATCTATGTCACCACCACCGGCAACAAGGACATCATCACGCTCGAGCACATGGCGGCGATGAAGAACAACGCCCTGGTCTGCAACATCGGCCACTTCGACAACGAGATCCAGATGGATCGCCTGAACGGCGCGAAGGACGTCACCCGCGAGACGATCAAGCCGCAGGTCGACCGCTACACCTTCGCCAAGGGCAACAGCATCTACATGCTGGCCGAAGGCCGCCTGGTCAACCT from Luteibacter mycovicinus includes:
- the ahcY gene encoding adenosylhomocysteinase gives rise to the protein MNAVTKINDADDFKVRDISQAALGRRRIRMAEEEMPGLMQIRARYASEKPLKGVRLSGSLHVTKETAVLAETLRELGASVRWASCNIFSTQDDVAAALADGGLPVFAWKGESLEEYWECTLDMLTHPGELGPQLIVDDGGDATLFIHKGVELEDGSDWVNTPSGNHEEQVIKDLVKKTAAARPGWFKKVAAEWRGVSEETTTGVHRLYQLAEAGKLLVPAINVNDSVTKSKFDNLYGCRESLADGIKRATDLMVAGKVAVVCGYGDVGKGCAHSLKGFGARVIVTEIDPINALQAAMEGFQVTTIEDTLGLGDIYVTTTGNKDIITLEHMAAMKNNALVCNIGHFDNEIQMDRLNGAKDVTRETIKPQVDRYTFAKGNSIYMLAEGRLVNLGCAHGHPSFVMSNSFSNQTLAQIDLWKNKDTYEKTVYRLPKKLDEEVARLHLAQIGVKLTVLTQDQADYIGVPVEGPYKPDHYRY